The genomic DNA AGGTCAGGGAATTAGTACGGGATTATAATATTGACCTGACGCCAATAATGATGGAAAAAATATTGTATTATGTGAAACGTGATTTTGTCGGATTCGGACTTATTGATGCCATACAGGAAGATGACAGAATAGAAGATGTTTCCTGTAATGGACATGATGTTCCAATATATCTGTACCATAAACAGTACACTAATATTGCAACCAATGTGGTGTACGACGAAGATGGACTTGACTCTTTCATAATTAGACTGGCACAACGTAGTGGAAAACACATATCTGTGGCTGAGCCCATGATCGATGCCACTATGCCGGACGGTTCCAGGATACAAATGACCCTGGGTAAACATGTTACGGCACATGGTGGTACGTTCACAATCAGGAAATTTGCGGACGTACCGCTCTCACCTATCGACCTTGTGAACTGGAAAACATTCAGTGCAGAAACGATGGCATACCTGTGGCTGTGTATAGAAAATAACAAGAGTTTAATTTTTGCAGGCGGCACGGCTTCAGGCAAGACTTCATCATTAAATGCTGTCGCTTTGTTTATTCCAAGACAGGCCAAGGTAATTTCTCTTGAGGATACCCGGGAATTGAAGCTACCTCATCCAAATTGGATCCCGGCTGTAACCAGGGATTCATTCACTGCAGATGAGCGCGGCGGTATTGATATGTATGAACTTTTACGGAGTGCCCTCAGGCAAAGACCTGAATACCTGCTTGTAGGCGAGGTCAGGGGTAAGGAAGCACTGACCCTCTTCCAGGCAATGAGTACCGGTCATACCACATTCTCTACAATGCATGCCGATTCTGTTGCATCAGCAATCCACAGGTTAGAGAACCCGCCCATCAGTGTACCAAGAAGCATGATACAGGCTCTCAATATAATCAGTATCCAGTCCCAGACATACCATAAAGGCAAAAGGGTCAGGAGAAATATGAAACTGGTTGAGATAACTGATATTGACCCGCAGACCAGGAATATACGTACCAATGAGATATTTACCTGGGATTCAATGACCGACGTATTCCAGCGGGTTGGTGAATCTAAAGCACTTAAGGAAATAATGACTACGCGGGCATGGACTGAGAAGGATATAAAAAGAGAACTTTCTTACCGGGAAAAGATCATAGATTTTCTTGTAAGGAATAATATTCTGGATTACAATACCGTTTCTACAATAATTTATGAATATTCGATCAATCCTGAAAAAGTTTTACAAAAACTTAAGATAATTCAATAATTTATTTTTTATCGTGGCGCAGGCAATGGACGACATGAAAAACGAGCTCCGGACCGAGGAAGAAGCCGAATCCAAAAAGGGATTCGATCTTGATGATTATTCCCGCAAAGTAAAGTTCTTTATACACAAGGTAATGATGATACCGTTCATCCTTCTTGGTGAAACCATGAAGGACCAGGGGGAAAAATATGCCGGGCTCGCAAAATCATTAAAGCAGGCCCGGATTGGCAAGTCGTACGAAATGTACCTGTCCAACACCATATTCTATTCCATAGTAGCCGGTATCGTGGGTGCACTGTTCGGTTTGTTCATTGCATTTATCCTTATAAGTGTCATAGGTCTTCCTGACAAGATCACGAAACTCACTTTTGACCCGAGTATAGCCTGGATACTTGATTTCAAGGAATTGATTGTGGGGGGACTAATATTTGTCTTCCTGTCCCTTGCATTCGCAGGGGCTGTATATGTCCTGTTCCTATTATATCCTGCGATTATTGTTGGTGAGCGCAAAGGTGCCATTGACCGAAATCTTCCTCCTGCGGTTTCTTTCATGTATGCGATGAGCAGAAGTGGTATGAATGTCATTGAGATTTTACGATCTGTCAGTCAATCAAGGTTTACGTATGGTGAGGTCTCAAAAGAAGTAGATGTCATATTACGGGATATGGAATTCTTCGGTAATGATCTCCGTATGGCATTGCACAACAGCAGTGAACTTACCCCATCAAAAAATTTCCAGGACCTGATGTATAACCTGCTTACGGTTATTGACAGCGGCGGAGATATACCCTTTTATTTCAGGGATAAGGCAGAAGTATATGCACAGAGGGCAAAATTTGAACAAAAGGGTTTCCTGGAAACTCTTGCACTTATTGCGGAATCATATGTTACGGCATTTGTTGCCGGTCCCCTGTTTATTATTATTATGGGTGTCATGATGAGTGTTATGGGTTCTGACACCATGATAATGCTCCAGGCTATCGTATATATGATGCTCCCTGTGGGTTCATTCATGTTTATTTTCCTGATCGGTATCATGACACCGGGGGCCACCGGTGAACCGCCCGTTCTTCCCGTGCCGAAATTATTTCCTGTAAAGGTTGACCTTCCACCTGAAGATGACCCGGATTACGAAAGGATAAAAGCATTACTTAAATCGAAAAGTACCCTGGCATTCAGGCAGGTATTGAGGGACCCCCTTAAAAACATGAAGGAAAAACCAGTCAATATTCTGATGATAACGGGTCCGATAGCATTTATTTATTTTATCCTTTCCCTGTTCAAAGCCCTGCAAGCACCTGATTTCATAGATTTTATCGATGACCGTATAGTATATGCCATTTATATATTGATAGTACCACTCGCGATTTTCCATGAGTCAAAACGATTCAAGGAAAAAAAGATCCAGGGTGCAATCCCGGATTTTCTTAAGAAACTTGCCAGTACCAACCAGACGGGTATGTCGCTGAGAGATTCGATAGGGTTAATGGCAAGATCTAAAATAGGATATTTGAGCAACCATATCAGGACGGTCTGGAAGGATATGGACTGGGGTCTTGATGTCAACTCATCCCTGTACCGGTTCTCAAACAGGGTTCGGACCCATACTGTTGTCAGGGCTATAACCCTCATATCCAAGGCTAATTCATCAAGTGGTGAAGTTGGTGAAGTACTGATGATTGCA from ANME-2 cluster archaeon includes the following:
- a CDS encoding type II/IV secretion system ATPase subunit — encoded protein: MLDEGIQVDEEAEIVPEENTIEIAPDKEIIPEKTEMPSEDESNNGSDGLLNGGIVVSEYEKEGGQGTETPDVGEEILQTSDLMQRLGGGNNRISGILDEKIEERGSTLTREAAKGEPTEGRELVKDIVEDRLARDVEARIKSIKKKHEWAMEEKESVSIIGRLKEYLSKENDEIEDYDPDLHGPLVSFEGLEGHEEVERYWVNEPFAFVVILNNIDKKEKIYYVIEPKLSRFEDLFLKEIKDRLRDVLLVEDVIPEMDKNLVLTRKVRELVRDYNIDLTPIMMEKILYYVKRDFVGFGLIDAIQEDDRIEDVSCNGHDVPIYLYHKQYTNIATNVVYDEDGLDSFIIRLAQRSGKHISVAEPMIDATMPDGSRIQMTLGKHVTAHGGTFTIRKFADVPLSPIDLVNWKTFSAETMAYLWLCIENNKSLIFAGGTASGKTSSLNAVALFIPRQAKVISLEDTRELKLPHPNWIPAVTRDSFTADERGGIDMYELLRSALRQRPEYLLVGEVRGKEALTLFQAMSTGHTTFSTMHADSVASAIHRLENPPISVPRSMIQALNIISIQSQTYHKGKRVRRNMKLVEITDIDPQTRNIRTNEIFTWDSMTDVFQRVGESKALKEIMTTRAWTEKDIKRELSYREKIIDFLVRNNILDYNTVSTIIYEYSINPEKVLQKLKIIQ
- a CDS encoding type II secretion system F family protein gives rise to the protein MDDMKNELRTEEEAESKKGFDLDDYSRKVKFFIHKVMMIPFILLGETMKDQGEKYAGLAKSLKQARIGKSYEMYLSNTIFYSIVAGIVGALFGLFIAFILISVIGLPDKITKLTFDPSIAWILDFKELIVGGLIFVFLSLAFAGAVYVLFLLYPAIIVGERKGAIDRNLPPAVSFMYAMSRSGMNVIEILRSVSQSRFTYGEVSKEVDVILRDMEFFGNDLRMALHNSSELTPSKNFQDLMYNLLTVIDSGGDIPFYFRDKAEVYAQRAKFEQKGFLETLALIAESYVTAFVAGPLFIIIMGVMMSVMGSDTMIMLQAIVYMMLPVGSFMFIFLIGIMTPGATGEPPVLPVPKLFPVKVDLPPEDDPDYERIKALLKSKSTLAFRQVLRDPLKNMKEKPVNILMITGPIAFIYFILSLFKALQAPDFIDFIDDRIVYAIYILIVPLAIFHESKRFKEKKIQGAIPDFLKKLASTNQTGMSLRDSIGLMARSKIGYLSNHIRTVWKDMDWGLDVNSSLYRFSNRVRTHTVVRAITLISKANSSSGEVGEVLMIAANDALFEQDMNKERSVNMLIYIVIIYISFAVFIGVVYVISTTFLTEMSNAAEQMEASGMQGGGFMQAFDLNVFNRLFFHAAVVQGVCSGLIAGVMGEGSLLSGMKHATIMLTLGYLLFTLTVL